Part of the Candidatus Rokuibacteriota bacterium genome, GATCGAGATCCCGGTGCTCTGCCACGACCCGCGGCTCCGGCCCGTCGGCGTCTGCCGGGTCTGCGTCGTGGACGTGGGCGAGCGGGTCCTGGCGGCCTCGTGCGTCCGCGCTGCCGCCAACGGGATGAAGGTGATCACGCGCTCGGACAGGATCGAGCGCTGCCGGAAGGCGCTGACCGGCATGCTCCTCGCCGACTACCCCCGCGAGTCCCTCCGCGAGAAGACGACCGGTGACGACGGGCTGCTCGCCCTCGGCCGCCAGTACGGCCTCCAGCGCCCACCACGCCTGCTGGCCGGCGACGGTCGCCCGACGGACCTCTCCTCACCCGTCATCGCCGTGGACCACGTGGCGTGCATCCTCTGCGACCGCTGCATCCGCGCCTGCGACGAGCTCCAGCACAACGACGTGATCGGCCGGATGGGAAAGGGCTACGCGGCCCGGATCGCCTTCGACCTCGACAGCCCCATGGGCGAGTCGAGCTGCGTGTCGTGCGGCGAGTGCGCGGCCGTCTGCCCGACCGGCGCCCTGACCCACAAGCCTCTCTCCGCTCCCATCCGTCCCCGCGCCGAGCTGAAGGCGGTGGACTCGGTCTGCCCGTACTGCGGCGTCGGCTGCGCGGTGAGGCTCCACGTGGATCCCGAGCGCAACGCCATCGTCCTGGTGGACGGCCGGCCGAGCCCGGGGAACCAGGAGCGCCTCTGCGTCAAGGGCCGCTACGGCTTCGACTACGCCCACCATCCCCACCGGCTCACCGTCCCGATCATCCGGCGGCCCGAGGCCTATCCCAAGGGACCGCTGTCGAGCGCCGTGAAGGGGGAGGGCGCGCGCCGGAAACCCGGCGGGGTTGTGGACTACGCGGAGGTGCTCCCCGCCTTTCGCGAGGCCACGTGGGACGAGGCGCTCGACCTGGTGGCCCGGCGGCTCAGCGCTATCAAGCAGACCCACGGCCCGCGCGCTCTGGCGGGGTTCGGATCGGCCAAGTGCAGCAACGAGGAGGCCTACGTCTTCCAGAAGCTGGTCCGCGCCGCCTTCGGCACGAACAACGTGGACCACTGTACGCGCCTCTGCCACGCCTCGTCGGTGGCGGCCCTCCTCGAGACCATCGGCTCGGGCGCTGTCACGAACGTCTTCGGCGACGTCAAGCGCGCCGAGGTCGCGCTCGTTGCGGGGAGCAGCACGACCGAGAACCATCCCGTGGCGGCGACCTTCATCAAGGACGCGGCGGCCCACGGCACGACGCTGATCGTCGTGGACGCGCGGGCCACGGGGATCGCCCGTCACGCGCAGCACTTCCTCCTGATCAACCCGGGGACCGACGTGGCGCTCTACAACGCCTGGATGCACGTGATGATCGAGGAGGGCCTGATCAACCGCGAGTACGTCCGGGCCCACACCGAGGGCTTCGAGGCGCTGCGCGAGGTCGTGAAGCGTTACCCGCCTGACGTGGCGGAACAGATCACCGGAGTGCCTGCTGGAAAGATCAGCGAGGTGGCCCGGATCTTCGGGCGGGCCAGAGCCGCGATCATCTTCTGGGGGATGGGGATCTCCCAGCACACCCACGGGACGGACAACGCCCGCTGCCTGATCTCGCTCGCCCTCCTCACCGGCAACGTGGGACGACCGGGCACGGGGCTGCATCCGCTCAGGGGCCAGAACAATGTCCAGGGGGCCTCGGACGCGGGGCTCATCCCGATGGTCTATCCCGACTACCAGGGCGTGGAGGATCCGACGATCCGCCGCCGCTTCGAGGAGGCCTGGGGCGTAGCGCTCGATTCGAAGCGCGGCCTCACCGTGGTGGAGATCATGGCAGGAGCGCTCGCCAGGGAGATCAGGGGGATGTACATGATGGGGGAGAACCCGTTCCTCTCGGACCCCAACATCAACAAGGTCCGCCGGGCCCTCGCCACGCTCGACTTCCTCTGCGTCCAGGACATCTTCCTGACCGAGACGGCGGAGTTCGCCGACGTGATTCTCCCGGCGACGTCCTTCTTCGAGAAGACCGGCACCTACACCAACACCGATCGCCGCGTCCAGATCGGCCGGAAGGCCCTCGACCCGCCGGGCCGGGCCAGGCTCGACTGGGAGGTCGTGTCGGAGATCGCCCGCCGGATGGGCTACCCGATGGAGTACGGGAGCGCCGAGGAGATCTTCGAGGAGTTCACCTCGCTCGCGCCCAGCTACCAGGGCCTCACCTACAAGAACCTGGAACCCTACGGCAGGCTCTGGCCCTGTCCGGATCCCGAGCGGAACGAGGGGATCCAGCTCCTCTTCGCCGACGGCTTCCCGACGCCTAGCCGGCGGGGGAAGTTCGTTCCGGCCGACTACCAACCGGCGGCCGAGTGCCCCGACCCTGAGTATCCCTTCGTCCTCAACACCGGCCGGCTCCTCGAGCACTGGCACACCGGGAGCATGACGCGCCGGGCCCGGGCCCTCGACCAGATCCGGCCCGAGGCCTTCTGCGAGGTGCATCCCGAGGACCTGGCCGGAATCGGGCTGCAGGCGGGCGACTACGTGACCGTAAGCTCGCGCCGGGGATCGATCACACTGCGGGCGTGCCCGTCGCGGCGGGTCGCCCGCGGCACCCTCTTCATCCCGTTCCACTTCCGCGAGGCGGCGGCGAACGTCCTCACCAACGACCAGCTCGATCCGTTCGGCAAGATCCCCGAGTTCAAGTACTGCGCGGTCAGGATCGAACGCGCCGGTGGCTAAAGACCGCCGGCGGGAAGCATCCAACTTTTTGGGATAGCGGCGGGGGATTGGGGTCCGCAGCCCCCGTTGCCGGGAGCGGCCGGGCACCCATCGCGAGCGAGCGGGAACGGGGAAGCCGGATCGCGCACCCCGGGCGGGAGGACGCGAAGGGGCGCCGGAAAACTGGCGCGCCCTGCGCCGAGGCGAGAGCAGCGGAGGCGCATCCGGAGGGGCCCCGTCCCGCGAGCCGCGAAAGGGTGGCCGCGGAGGCCCGGGGGCAAGGACCCCGAGCCCCCGCCGCTTCGCGCTGGGCCCTCACAGAATTCTGGATGCATCCCCGCCGGCGTTCAGCCCCGAAGCCCGGCGAGGAAGCGCTCAAGGAGGCCGACTAACGCTGCCGGGCGGTCGAGGAGGAAGTGGTGGTACGTCCCGGCGATCTCCTCGAGCCGGGCCCCGGGGATCCGCTTGACCATCTCGGCCGCCATCGGGCGAGGCAGGATCGGGCTCCACTCCCCGCGCACGACGAGGGTGGGCGCGCTGATCCGAGCGAGCAGCGGCCAGGCGTCAGCCGGCTGGCGGGTGCCGTTGCAGGCGGGGTCGAAGCGATAGACCCAGCGCTCCCCTCGCTTCACGATGCCGGCCTGGGCCAGGTGGCGGAGTAGCTCGGGGTCGGCGACCGTCTCGCGCGGGATCAGGCGGAAGCGCGCCAGCGCACTCTCGGGCCTCTCGTAGGTGCGGAGAGGACGGAACCCCCTCGCCTGGAGCTCAAAGAGCCGGTCCTCCGGGATCGTCGGGCGGCTGTCGGCGATCACGAGGCCGCGCACCCGTTCGGGATGCCAGGC contains:
- the fdhF gene encoding formate dehydrogenase subunit alpha codes for the protein MSAPTTTAQATVTLAIDGRAVTVPEGTTIWQAAREAGIEIPVLCHDPRLRPVGVCRVCVVDVGERVLAASCVRAAANGMKVITRSDRIERCRKALTGMLLADYPRESLREKTTGDDGLLALGRQYGLQRPPRLLAGDGRPTDLSSPVIAVDHVACILCDRCIRACDELQHNDVIGRMGKGYAARIAFDLDSPMGESSCVSCGECAAVCPTGALTHKPLSAPIRPRAELKAVDSVCPYCGVGCAVRLHVDPERNAIVLVDGRPSPGNQERLCVKGRYGFDYAHHPHRLTVPIIRRPEAYPKGPLSSAVKGEGARRKPGGVVDYAEVLPAFREATWDEALDLVARRLSAIKQTHGPRALAGFGSAKCSNEEAYVFQKLVRAAFGTNNVDHCTRLCHASSVAALLETIGSGAVTNVFGDVKRAEVALVAGSSTTENHPVAATFIKDAAAHGTTLIVVDARATGIARHAQHFLLINPGTDVALYNAWMHVMIEEGLINREYVRAHTEGFEALREVVKRYPPDVAEQITGVPAGKISEVARIFGRARAAIIFWGMGISQHTHGTDNARCLISLALLTGNVGRPGTGLHPLRGQNNVQGASDAGLIPMVYPDYQGVEDPTIRRRFEEAWGVALDSKRGLTVVEIMAGALAREIRGMYMMGENPFLSDPNINKVRRALATLDFLCVQDIFLTETAEFADVILPATSFFEKTGTYTNTDRRVQIGRKALDPPGRARLDWEVVSEIARRMGYPMEYGSAEEIFEEFTSLAPSYQGLTYKNLEPYGRLWPCPDPERNEGIQLLFADGFPTPSRRGKFVPADYQPAAECPDPEYPFVLNTGRLLEHWHTGSMTRRARALDQIRPEAFCEVHPEDLAGIGLQAGDYVTVSSRRGSITLRACPSRRVARGTLFIPFHFREAAANVLTNDQLDPFGKIPEFKYCAVRIERAGG
- a CDS encoding alpha/beta hydrolase — its product is MSANAAFGCAAAGHRVLPVNGLQLHALEWGAPGPRGLLFLHGGSAHCHWFDAVAPAFADRFHVLALDQRGHGESQWPVPPAYRTQDFCEDLRQLADALGWGEVTLVGHSMGGHNAMCFAAWHPERVRGLVIADSRPTIPEDRLFELQARGFRPLRTYERPESALARFRLIPRETVADPELLRHLAQAGIVKRGERWVYRFDPACNGTRQPADAWPLLARISAPTLVVRGEWSPILPRPMAAEMVKRIPGARLEEIAGTYHHFLLDRPAALVGLLERFLAGLRG